In Alosa sapidissima isolate fAloSap1 chromosome 11, fAloSap1.pri, whole genome shotgun sequence, a single window of DNA contains:
- the LOC121723479 gene encoding troponin I, fast skeletal muscle-like → MTEKRMSMSRKHNLKSMMLQVAKDLLEAEGVQKVEERERYMEENVPPLVLPHSKDELQELCRELHTKIDIIDEERYILEHTANRVIDEVKDLNIKIVDLKGKFKKPPLKKVRMSADAMLQALLGSKHKVNLDLRANLKQVKKEVKEEPADVGDWRKNLEDKAGMGGRKKMFEGAN, encoded by the exons ATGACAGA GAAAAGGATGTCTATGAGTCGGAAACACAACCTGAAG AGCATGATGCTCCAGGTTGCAAAAGATCTCCTTGAGGCGGAAGGGGTTCAGaaagtggaggagagggagcggTACATGGAGGAAAACGTCCCACCTCTCGTCCTGCCACACAGCAAAGATGAACTGCAG GAGCTGTGCCGAGAGCTGCACACAAAGATAGACATAATCGATGAGGAGAGATACATTTTAGAGCACACAGCAAATCGAGTTATCGATGAG GTTAAGGACTTAAACATTAAAATCGTGGACCTAAAAGGAAAGTTTAAGAAGCCACCTCTGAAGAAAGTACGTATGTCAGCAGATGCCATGCTTCAGGCTCTCTTGGGCTCCAAGCACAAGGTGAACTTGGACCTGAGAGCCAACCTGAAACAGGTGAAGAAGGAGGTCAAGGAAGAG CCTGCAGATGTTGGCGACTGGCGTAAGAACCTTGAGGACAAGGCTGGCATGGGTGGCAGGAAGAAAATGTTTGAGGGTGCTAATTAA